The proteins below come from a single Streptomyces tubercidicus genomic window:
- a CDS encoding phosphatase, which translates to MPIASAPTAPSRAALVEHLVRTRIAGDVATPRENNLSHYRRLANGDRHYWFGLEFGDRWVDEQDILAVMAERCGVVDDPHHRQGQDTIDPELTVDALDRAAAVLRKAAAGQQRVLFATGHPGGLLDVHRATAEALRAAGCEIVVIPDGLQADDGMVFQFGDVAMLERGATLWHTHSPEPMAAVLDGLEREGRPLPDLVMADHGWAGCAGQRGIDAVGFADCNDPALFLAESEGTLQVTIPLDDHVLSPRHYDPLTAYLLDAAGLV; encoded by the coding sequence ATGCCGATAGCCTCCGCACCCACCGCCCCCTCGCGCGCCGCACTCGTCGAGCATCTCGTACGGACCCGGATCGCCGGTGACGTCGCCACCCCCCGCGAGAACAACCTCTCCCACTACCGCAGACTCGCCAACGGCGACCGCCACTACTGGTTCGGCCTGGAATTCGGCGACCGGTGGGTGGACGAGCAGGACATCCTGGCCGTGATGGCGGAGCGCTGCGGCGTCGTCGATGATCCGCACCACCGCCAGGGCCAGGACACCATCGACCCGGAGCTGACGGTCGACGCGCTGGACCGGGCGGCCGCGGTGCTGCGCAAGGCGGCCGCCGGGCAGCAGCGGGTGCTGTTCGCGACCGGCCACCCGGGCGGGCTGCTCGATGTGCACCGGGCGACGGCCGAGGCGCTGCGCGCGGCGGGCTGCGAGATCGTCGTCATTCCGGACGGGCTGCAGGCGGACGACGGCATGGTCTTCCAGTTCGGCGACGTCGCGATGCTGGAGCGCGGCGCGACGCTCTGGCACACCCACTCCCCCGAGCCGATGGCCGCCGTCCTGGACGGCCTGGAGCGGGAGGGCCGGCCGCTGCCGGACCTGGTCATGGCCGACCACGGCTGGGCGGGCTGCGCCGGCCAGCGTGGCATCGACGCGGTGGGCTTCGCCGACTGCAACGACCCGGCCCTCTTCCTCGCCGAGTCCGAAGGCACCCTCCAGGTGACGATCCCCCTGGACGACCATGTCCTGAGCCCCCGCCACTACGACCCGCTGACCGCTTATCTGCTGGACGCGGCGGGGCTGGTCTGA
- the speB gene encoding agmatinase has translation MTTAASASNGPVGPVDSSRVPRYAGPATFARLPRLDEVGGRADVAVVGVPFDTGVSYRPGARFGGNAIREASRLLRPYNPAQDASPFALAQVADAGDIAANPFNINEAVETVEAAADDLLASGARMMTLGGDHTIALPLLRSVAKKHGPVALLHFDAHLDTWDTYFGAEYTHGTPFRRAVEEGILDTSALSHVGTRGPLYGKKDLDDDEKMGFGIVTSADVMRRGVDEVADQLRQRIGDRPLYISIDIDVLDPAHAPGTGTPEAGGLTSRELLEIVRGLSSCNLVSADVVEVAPAYDHAEITCVAASHTAYELTTIMSRQIAAGREGK, from the coding sequence ATGACCACCGCAGCCAGCGCCTCCAACGGGCCCGTGGGCCCCGTCGATTCCTCCCGTGTCCCGCGCTACGCCGGGCCCGCGACGTTCGCCCGTCTGCCCCGCCTCGACGAGGTCGGCGGCCGGGCCGATGTGGCCGTCGTCGGTGTCCCCTTCGACACCGGTGTCTCCTACCGTCCCGGCGCGCGCTTCGGCGGCAACGCCATCCGGGAGGCGTCCCGCCTGCTGCGTCCGTACAACCCGGCCCAGGACGCGTCCCCCTTCGCGCTCGCGCAGGTCGCCGACGCCGGTGACATCGCGGCGAACCCGTTCAACATCAACGAGGCCGTCGAGACGGTCGAGGCCGCGGCCGACGATCTGCTGGCCTCCGGCGCCCGCATGATGACCCTCGGCGGCGACCACACCATCGCCCTGCCGCTGCTGCGCTCCGTCGCCAAGAAGCACGGCCCGGTGGCGCTGCTGCACTTCGACGCCCACCTGGACACCTGGGACACCTACTTCGGCGCCGAGTACACCCACGGCACCCCGTTCCGTCGCGCCGTCGAGGAAGGCATCCTCGACACCTCCGCGCTCTCCCACGTCGGCACCCGCGGCCCGCTCTACGGCAAGAAGGACCTCGACGACGACGAGAAGATGGGCTTCGGCATCGTCACCTCGGCGGATGTCATGCGGCGTGGCGTGGACGAGGTCGCCGACCAGCTGCGGCAGCGCATCGGCGACCGCCCGCTGTACATCTCCATCGACATCGACGTGCTCGACCCGGCGCACGCCCCCGGCACCGGCACCCCCGAGGCCGGCGGCCTGACCTCCCGGGAACTCCTGGAGATCGTGCGCGGGCTGTCCTCCTGCAACCTGGTCTCGGCGGATGTCGTCGAGGTCGCTCCGGCGTACGACCATGCGGAGATCACCTGCGTGGCCGCGTCGCACACCGCCTACGAGCTGACGACGATCATGTCGCGGCAGATCGCGGCGGGGCGGGAGGGGAAGTAG